The following nucleotide sequence is from Thermostaphylospora chromogena.
CCGACCTTTACGTCCGCCTGGTGGCCAAGGGCGTCATCACCGACATCACGTTCTTCTAAGGAAGCCCTGACCATGGAAATCGAACGTCATCAGTACGACGTCGTCGTCATCGGCGCCGGTGGAGCCGGGCTCCGGGCGGCCATCGAGGCACGCCAGCAGGGCAAGAAGACCGCCATCGTCTGCAAATCGCTGTTCGGCAAGGCCCACACCGTCATGGCCGAGGGCGGCGCCGCCGCCGCCATGGGGAACGTCAACCCCGCCGACAACTGGAAGGTCCACTTCCGCGACACGATGCGCGGCGGCAAATTCCTCAACAACTGGCGCATGGCCGAGCTGCACGCCAAGGAGGCACCCGACCGCGTGTGGGAGCTGGAGGCATGGGGCGCGCTGTTCGACCGCACCAAGGACGGCAAGATCAGCCAGCGGAACTTCGGCGGTCACGAGTACCCCCGCCTGGCGCACGTCGGCGACCGCACCGGCCTGGAGATGATCCGCACCCTCCAGCAGCGCGTCGTCGCCCTCCAGCAGGAGGACTACGCCACCCACGGCGACTACGAGGCCTACATCAAGGTGTTCGCCGAGTGCACGATCACCCGGCTGCTCAAGGACGGCAACGCGATCGCCGGCGCGTTCGGCTACCGCCGGGAGAACGGCGCGTTCATCGTCTTCGAAGCCCCGGCCGTGGTCCTGGCCACCGGCGGCATCGGCAAGTCGTACACGGTGACCTCCAACTCCTGGGAGTACACCGGCGACGGCCACGCCCTGGCGCTGCTCGCCGGGGCCAAGCTGATCAACATGGAGTTCATCCAGTTCCACCCGACCGGCATGGTCTGGCCCCCCTCGGTGCGCGGCATCCTCGTCACCGAGTCGGTGCGCGGCGACGGCGGGGTACTGCGGAACTCCGAAGGCAAGCGGTTCATGTTCGACTACATCCCCGAGGTCTTCAAGGCGCAGTACGCCACGACCGAGGAGGAGGCCGACCGCTGGTACACCGACCAGGCCAACAACCGCCGCCCGCCCGAGCTGCTGCCCCGTGACGAGGTGGCACGAGCGATCAACGCCGAGGTGAAGGCCGGACGCGGCTCCCCGCACGGCGGCGTCTTCCTCGACGTGTCCACCCGGCTGCCCGCCGAGGAGATCCGCAGGCGGCTGCCGTCGATGTACCACCAGTTCAAGGAGCTGGCCGACGTCGACATCACCGCCGAGCCCATGCAGGTCGGGCCGACCTGCCACTACATCATGGGCGGCGTGGAGGTGGACGCCGACACCGCCGCGTCCTCCGTGCCCGGCCTGTTCGCCGCCGGCGAGGTGGCCGGCGGCATGCACGGCTCCAACCGGCTGGGCGGGAACTCGCTGTCCGACCTGCTGGTCTTCGGCCGCCGCGCGGGCGCCGGCGCCGCCGCCTACGTCGACCGGCTCCAGCGACGGCCCAGGGTGAACGACGAGTCGGTGGCGGCGGCCATGGACGAGGCCCTCGCGCCGCTCGGCCGTACCGGCGAGAACCCCTACGAGGTCCACCACGAGCTGCAGCGCACCATGAACGACCTGGTCGGCATCATCCGCAAGGAGGATGAGATGACCGAGGCGCTGGAGGTCGTGGGCAAGCTCAAGGAGCGCGCCAAGGGCGTGGGGGCGGCGGGCAGCCGCGTCTACAACCCGGGCTGGCACCTCTGCCTCGACCTGCGCAACATGCTGCTGGTCAGCGAGTGCGTGGCGCGCGCCGCGCTGACCCGTACGGAGAGCCGCGGTGGTCACACGCGGGACGACTATCCGGGGATGTCGCCCGAGTGGCGGCGCAAACTGCTGCAGTGCAGCCTGTCCCCCGACGGCCAGACCATCACCGTGGAGGAGAAGATCCAGCCACAGATGCGGCCCGACCTCTTCACGCTGTTCGACA
It contains:
- a CDS encoding fumarate reductase/succinate dehydrogenase flavoprotein subunit, which encodes MEIERHQYDVVVIGAGGAGLRAAIEARQQGKKTAIVCKSLFGKAHTVMAEGGAAAAMGNVNPADNWKVHFRDTMRGGKFLNNWRMAELHAKEAPDRVWELEAWGALFDRTKDGKISQRNFGGHEYPRLAHVGDRTGLEMIRTLQQRVVALQQEDYATHGDYEAYIKVFAECTITRLLKDGNAIAGAFGYRRENGAFIVFEAPAVVLATGGIGKSYTVTSNSWEYTGDGHALALLAGAKLINMEFIQFHPTGMVWPPSVRGILVTESVRGDGGVLRNSEGKRFMFDYIPEVFKAQYATTEEEADRWYTDQANNRRPPELLPRDEVARAINAEVKAGRGSPHGGVFLDVSTRLPAEEIRRRLPSMYHQFKELADVDITAEPMQVGPTCHYIMGGVEVDADTAASSVPGLFAAGEVAGGMHGSNRLGGNSLSDLLVFGRRAGAGAAAYVDRLQRRPRVNDESVAAAMDEALAPLGRTGENPYEVHHELQRTMNDLVGIIRKEDEMTEALEVVGKLKERAKGVGAAGSRVYNPGWHLCLDLRNMLLVSECVARAALTRTESRGGHTRDDYPGMSPEWRRKLLQCSLSPDGQTITVEEKIQPQMRPDLFTLFDKEELAKYVTEEELAEYDAAVAAVKES